GTTCGCGGGGTCGGGGCTGACGACGAGGACGACGCCGAGCAGACCCAGCACCATCCCGATCGCGCCGCGAGCGGAGAGTCGCTCGTTGGAGAGGAGCACGGCTGCGAACACCGGCGTCAGGATCGGGTTGAGGCTGAAGACGATCGCGCCGACCGCGCTGGTCGCGTACTGCTGGCCGACGAACAGCAGCGAGTTCGAGAGGCCGATCACGAAGACGCCGGTCGCGACGATACCCAGCGCGTCGCCCCGCGTCGTCGGCAGGAGGTCCTCGCGCGAGACCGTGACGGCGACGTAGGCAGCCATCAGGGCGGCCGCGACGTCGAACCGCAGCGCGACGAACAGCAGCGGCGGGAAGAACTCCAGTCCCGCTTTGGCCGCGACGAACGTCCCCCCGAAGAAGAGACTCGAGAGGACGAAAAAGGCGGCCGTTCGGCGATCTACGTCCACGAGGAGATCACCTCGGCGTCCGATGCTCCGGGGAGGGAGAGCGTGAGAAGCATATCTATCGGTAGGGGTGTTAGGGGCATAGTTTTGTTCAGAAAATATTTCACGGCAAGAAATAGGCGGGTCGGCGTTACGCGCTTTCACGTAGTGAAATTATTTCACGGGGCGAAAGCTGTTTACCGACGCGGACGCGAGTACCCGTATGAACGCGACGGACCCGTCGGCATCGGCGCTCGAGGAGATCGAGTTCCTCGCGCTCTCGGCGAACCGCGTCGACGTGCTCCGACTCCTCTCGGAGGGGCGGTACACGCGGACCGAACTGGCACAGGAAACGGGCGCGTCGCAGGCGACGCTCGGCCGCATTCTGGGGGATTTCGCCGATCGCTCGTGGATCACGCGAGACGGCAGCGAGTACACCGCGACGGCGACCGGCCAACTCGTCGCGTCGGGCTTTACCGACATGCAAGACATCCTCGAGACCGAGCGGCGGCTGCGGGGGATCGTGGAGTACCTGCCGACCGAGACGTTCGAGTTCGATATCCGGCGACTGGCCGACGCGCGGATCACCGTGCCGAGCCAGACGCGGCCGAACGCCCCGCTGCAGCGCCTGCTCGCCTTGCTCGAGGATGCGACGGAGGTCCGAGCGGTCTCGCACGCCTTTAACGAACAGAACCTGACCACCGTCCAGGAGCGAACCGAGACCGGCGAGCAGACCTTCGAGGGCGTCTTCTCGCGGGACGCGATCGACGCGCTTGCAGACGACTCCGCGCTGCGGACGCAGTTGCGGGAACTGCTCGAGACCGACCGCGCCACCGTCCGTATTTACGACGACGAGATCCCGCTCGCGGCGATGATCATCGACGACGTCGTCTACCTGCTGGTGCGCGACGAGCAGGGAATCCTGCGGGCGTCGATCGACAGCGACGACGACGAGATTCGCGCGTGGGCTCGCGAGACGTTCGACTCCTACTGGGAGGGAGCCGCACCGCTCGAGGCCGACGCGCTGTCGTCCTGACGGCGGTGCCGTCGACGCGGCGACCACGAACCCAGCGACGATTCCCGTTCTCGTTCGGGCTCGAGAACCGAGAAGGGTTCGAAGCCGGCGGCGTGTTCGCTGGCCGAATCCCTTTTACGATATTCTACCAAGTGGTAAACGCATGGTCGACAGCATTGCTATCGAGGCCGACTGGGACGTCCAGTACATCGACGGCGAGTGGACCGCGGGCGAGAGCGAGGAGACGATCGCGGTCGAGGACCCCTCGACCCGCGAGACGGTCGTTGAAGTCCCCGCAGGAGTCGAAGCCGACGTCGACGCGGCGTACGAGGCGGCCGCCGCCGCGCAGGAGGAGTGGAAGGACCAACCGCCGGCCCGTCGAGCCGAGGTCATCCGGCAGTTCCACGAGGCGGTGGAGGAGCACAGCGAGGAGATCGTCGACCTGCTGGCCCACGAGGTCGGCGGGTCGCGGATCATGGGCGAGACGTCCATCCACATCGCGGGCGACCACGCCACCGAGGCGGCGACGCTCCCGCGGCGGATGAAAGGCGAACACGCCGCCTCGAACATCCCCGGAAAGGAGAACATCGTCCAGCGCGAGGCCAAGGGCGTCGTGACGGTCATCTCGCCGTGGAACTTCCCGCTGAACC
This portion of the Halopiger aswanensis genome encodes:
- a CDS encoding helix-turn-helix transcriptional regulator; this translates as MNATDPSASALEEIEFLALSANRVDVLRLLSEGRYTRTELAQETGASQATLGRILGDFADRSWITRDGSEYTATATGQLVASGFTDMQDILETERRLRGIVEYLPTETFEFDIRRLADARITVPSQTRPNAPLQRLLALLEDATEVRAVSHAFNEQNLTTVQERTETGEQTFEGVFSRDAIDALADDSALRTQLRELLETDRATVRIYDDEIPLAAMIIDDVVYLLVRDEQGILRASIDSDDDEIRAWARETFDSYWEGAAPLEADALSS